From the genome of Gorilla gorilla gorilla isolate KB3781 chromosome 4, NHGRI_mGorGor1-v2.1_pri, whole genome shotgun sequence:
CTCTACCTCAAAACCCACCACCTCCTATAACGAAGGACTGGTTTTCCAATGGCCTATATACACATTTTGCTGCACTctacaaacagaaagcaataggcTTGAATTTCACCATGATATGTGGTACACCTACCTTATTATTCACTTATCTTTCAACCTTCCATTACTTTTTGATTAGTAACAAAATTAAGACTCATTTCTCAAAAATATCAGAAAACCAACCGTTTCATTCTTACTCGAGTTCTTCCAACGTGTTCATTTTGAACTGTTTACGTCCCATGAAATAAAAAGTCTCTTGACTCTGAGAACTTTTCAAGTTACTACTGACAGCAAACTAAAAAATGAACGGGAACTGTACAGCATGTAAATTGATGGAAAGAGGCATCTGGAAGAATTCGTTTTAGCCTTCTCAAAAGTCAGGAAGACAATATGAGTTTgaatattacaaaaaaaatagtCATTCTCTTCCGAGTTAGTTTTATGTTCCATAAAGTCACCACAAACACTGCATTAGCAAATACTGAACAttgctcctaggggaaatacagggttaggaTGCTGGGAGTCtctagttatatttttattgaccGATCAATACATAATCTTGCTGTGTGCGTGTTTTATGTTAACGCATGTTTAAGACACTTTATTTAATATACACTGATTAATTAACATTGTACTCATGGCAAACAGCACTGTAACCCAGACCTAAAAGAAACACCCAATATACatattttctacatatggcaCAACACAGCCTTCTTGCACTTAGGAACACTAGTCAGCACTTCATCACTACACTTAGGGGCTTTTAATagtgaaatcaccaacaaaaaaaaatacaaaaatgaaaaaaaaaaaaaaggcactaaaAAGACCCAAGAAAAGGACACTTATTCACAGTATGAAAGATGAAACAAAGCTGAGCATCCCTTTGTTCCACCTCAGTTGGGAACATGCGTGTTGGGAGGCTCAAACTTTTCACTTCCCAACCCATGTCTGCAAAAGCCCTGTGACTATtgattttggggttacaaataaaGTTTAGCAAGTAGGTAAATTACAAATACAGAATCCATGAATGATAAGGATCAACAGTTAACTCATTTGAGattaacaaagattaaaaaaagccCTCCATCTAGTGGCAACCTTTAAAATCACACAGCTACTTAAGCAAAATTGGCAGAACTTTCACATAACGAAAAAATCTTACTCAGTGGTTTTGGTTTTAGGTGTAGTCAAGATGAAGTCACAGCTCTGAACTTATGTCAAGAAACAAATGTTAGCGGTACATGTACATAACAATGCTGCTTTCTATGTAAAAATCACATAGCATAGGAAGGAAGAGATTTAAGAAATTCACATAGCTACAGCCTTTACTGATACCTATTATAATAATACCTTTGGGAGacgggcacgctggctcacacctgtaatgctagcactttgggaggctaaggtgggcagactgtctgagcttaggagttcgagaccagcctgggctacatggcaaaaccccacctctactaaaaatacaaaaaactagctgggtgtgatggcacacatctgtaatcccagctattccagaggctgaggtacaagaatcacttgaatctgggaagcagagagactgcagtgatcatgccacttcactctagcctgggtgacagagtgagaccatcttaGATAGACAGATCgataaatagacaaatagacaGATAAAAACGTACCTTTGGGAACAAATTAAATGGTTATCTAGCCATTGCTTCTTGATGTTGTCTTAGCCCATCTAAACATATACTGCCAGGGCCTAACATAAGTACAAAAGGTTCAGCTATTATTTGTGGTTAGAGATAAAGTAGTATGAAGAAAACTGACATGCtacttcaatttttaaatctcaatatttaaatcattaaaaaataaaagaaacaaaaaaaagagtctaCTTGGGCCACTGTTTAGAGAGAATTCAACTATAACCAGGACTGTCAACCCAGAGAAATTTTCTTTAGTTATATTCTATCGTGACTCTAAAGGTTTCAAAATCCAGAGGACGGGGGGAAGGGATTACTGAATCTAGAAAAGGTACACATGTTCAAAGCAACACAATTTAAAGAATGCTCTTCTAACATACAGCACATCTCCAATTTCACTGGATGTGAATACCAATACACTAATGAATACAACTTAATCATCTCACTCCTCAGAAATCTAAGTGCATCAGAAATAAGGCtttatatatgcaaaatataaaagtatcccTAAGTaacattaaatgtatatattaaatttataccaAAGAGTATGCTAATCTAGAAATGATGTTTCCCCATTAAGTCTGGGAAAGTTCCAAGGCCACAGAACCAATCTGTCTTCAATCAAAAGGAAATCTTTAGCTTttgactgaatttttttctttccatgactAAGTAAATAAATCTGCTATGTCTCAATTACCCTTTAAGCAAGATTTTGAGATCCACTCTTTGACAAACTGAAAAGCACTGAAAATAAACATTGCTCTTTCAAAACACCGATCCCATAATTCACTTTCCCCCTTTTCATTTTTGCCCACCAGAGTAGACTTTCGGggaaggacagagagaggaaagacggaaaggagaaagggaagaaaaactgattcatttaagaatttaaattatttcatctctttttattaCTTGACCTACCATTAAGACAATCTataacaaaaaaaagtatattagcACACATGGTATAATCAGACTGGTAATCAGGAAGCAATACAAAACGGTCCTTTGGCCATCTATACTTTCTAGAGCAGTAAATCTCATAAATTCACTTACCAAGCCCAGGAATAATGACTTTTAAAGCCTTGAATATCAACTAAGACAAATTACGCCAATTCTGATTACTCACATATACTTAGATTACACAAAGATAAAGCTTTAGATGTGATCATTGTTTAATGTAGACTTatctttaaagtttttaattaaaaactacaGAAGGGAGTAAACAGCAAGCCAAATGATTTAAGAGTAAAACTCACTCAGAAAGCATTATatgtatctaaatatacatgagcatgattatatacatacatgaaaCTGCAATTTTATGGCATTCTAAGTAACTCATTTAAGTACATTTTGGCATTTAAACAAAGATCAAATCAAGCTTTAAGCTTGTAAgaacataattttcatttttaattttttaaatataaaaaggtaGCTAAACACAAAGTACAGATCAGAAACCTTCATTTAATATagattattttggaaattaaaaaatttgtaaCAAGGTGGCTTTCTTACCCAccctaaaatgtaaataaaacctCTTCCCCAGATTTATACTTCATACTTGGTAACAACCTAAAAGTTTTTCAAATCTATGAAAAAAATCTACCATGACCAATTTAAATTACCTGGGAAAGGGCAGGAGAGGGGATCAATAATCAGAATCAGTTAGTTGCACACAGATGGAAAAATGCTTGCAGTCACTCCCAAATATAACCCTACATTACCTTATATATAaatcacaatgaaaataaaagtgcCTACATTACAGAACTgtgaaattttgtttaaaaaaataataaaaataaactgttggGTATCATTGGAATAATGTAACACATAAGGCTGGAAAATACTGAAATACAGTTAAGACTCAATACACAAGTTtactttaaaacagaaaagaaagaaaagtttgccAGAGAAATAAATGCCAGATAGGAAAGCAGGACTTTCAGCAGGATAGCCTTTTAGACCAATTTGAAGCAACACAGACACATTATACCCTACCATCAACCCACCAGAAATTCTAGctgaataaaaaggaaggaaaaaatgactAAACCAAAGTAAAAAACTTCTTCCAAAATCTCATGCCCCAGTGAATGTCACGGGGAAAATTCCCGACACTGAACTTTGTCCGCCTGGCATTTCTCCCTTTAGCAGCATCACCTCTATTTCTCTGTTAGGACATTTGCTCCATCTGTATCTAGTCACAGCAAATCCAATCTCCTGGAATCAGTTTAATGAGCAGAGGAGATTATACTGTAGTCAGCTGAAGGACATACTTTAACCAAAAGCTCTAAATTAACAACCAAGAATGTAGACCTCAAATTCTTATTCTCAATTCAGCATCTGATCAATTATTTGGCACTAGCTGGATAAAGGTCTAATCGGAATTTGTGAGCCGAGGCAGATGTAGTTAAATACTAACCAATATTTGCAATCTATGAGTTAGTTTCAAACTTAAAAGGCAGGTATAGATAGccatacttaaaaatatttcagaattggAGAAGAAACATTAATAACAAGATATAAATAAAACCAGGCAGATTAGCTTGGCAaacaaaaattctggaaaaaaaaattgaaccaatCATATCCCATTGATAATTAGCAAAAATGGGCATTTTTCCACCCTTAAACTAGTTTACTTACAGGCAGATGTCTTTCTACTATACTAAGATTTTCTATATCCATTTTCCCTAATCTTTAGAGTTTAATGAGAAACCATTTATTCTACAAAGAAATACAGCATATATGGCCACAGTCTAAATATGCTTATAACTGGAAAAttatgtcacttaaaaaaaaaatcttgcactGTTACATCATTACTCTATGGTAATTCAATAGGTGCTGGGATCTGCCCTCACCAAAAAGCATGGCACTCACTGCCCAGGGTGAATACTAACACTGCACAAAGAGAAGCAGTAACAGCAAAGTCTCCATAGaactctttctatttatttaactgTGTATGAGCATTTAGTTAATGCTCCAAATTGAAAATGGCGCAATAAAAGCAACTTTCAATATATAAACAGACAGGAAGCTGCGATGCCAGTGGCCACTTGGCGCTGCAAGTAGGGAAAATAAAGCAGTCTGCATGAGTGAAGCATGGACtggggagaggagaaaagggaggcaCAGGAGGCAGATTTCAGACAGACAGTGACACAAAACTGTTGTACTGCTGGATGTTTCGTTTGAGGATGTCTGAGCATGGGCCAAGAACACGTTCAAATCTAGGTCGGTCCAGCTTAACGCACTTCAAGGGGCCACGAGCAACAACTGTGGCAGCACGAGGACGATTCATCAGTAGTGCAATTTCACCTGGAGAAAGCAAAGATGGGTAACAGGCTAACTTCTATGAAAAACATTTCCTTAAAGCAGTGCACTTCTGAGAAAGAAGACAATAGATATGAGACAATCAGTAATTTCATTAAATGAGTAAAGATCAAAATCTCACACCTTCTCTCTCAGAGCCAAAAAAGActgcaattagaaaataaaattcaggagAAGACAAAATTATGGAAGACTACAATATCTCACTGAGAGGTGACTTAAAGAAACCATGTATTTATTGTGAGGGAATTCATACATACCAAAATAATCAGAAGGCCccaatcttcccacttcaacaAACTCTTCATTTTCTGACCGACGTTGTAGCACAGCAGCTGACCCCTATAATAAAATCACCAAAAAGCTAAACCAACAAACACTCTCAAACCCAGGGTGGCATCTTAAACATCCTGTGCAATTTTAACTACCTTGCAAATATGTGTGCATATGataaaaaatgactttaaagttAGTCACCACATGAGCTTCAATTTCTATTTTACCAGCATCTCCTGCTAGCGAGGTTCTTCGTATCAAGCTAAGGTGCTTAAAGGGTGCAGACTTGGGTTAGCAAACTGTAGATGAAGGGCTAAATCCAAGCTCACTGTCTCTTTCGCAaataaaactttactgaaataccacacacattcatttacatattatttgtggctgcttttgcactatgACAAGAGTTGAGACTTTGCGAATGAAACCCTATGGTCCACAAAGCTTAACTTACTTACCACCTGACCCTTTACAGTCTCCTGACCcctgatttaaataaaatcaattagcAACTATGGAGCCACATTCATAGAAATCTGCCATTTGGATCTGCTTAGCAAGAGTATCTGCTATACATTTCCATGGAATGTGGAGATATACAAACAcagtaatttttcaaatttaaataattacctTTAATCCTTATTTGCCACATAGCCCAAACACTTGCATTTTAACAAGGATAGTGCAGAATCATCACAGTTTGTTATGTTAAATGGTTTTTAGAATTTGGCTTTTCATGTCTAGGGCCCTTCAAGAATTCTGACtcaaactcatttaaaaatgtagtgacctggcagaaaaccaaacaacagcatttcaaagtaaaagataattttaaaataaaatggtcaGGTATTCTTAAAAACTAAAGCTATAGTTCAGAATTAGCCCACTCTTTCCCTCTTAGAGCGTACAACTCTTTGAAGTATTAAATTCTGAGTTCTTTACCTCTAAAATAATGAAGAACTCATCCCCTGGTTCTCCCTGCACCACAATCTTCTGCCCATCTTCAAACTGCACTGGTTCCAATGCATCAGCTACCGTAAGACGTTCCCACTTGTCCAGAGACTCTGAAAGACAAGAATCAAAACAATTGCTCTGTATTATTTGGTGCTGTTATAAAGGtaaaaagaaagtataaagaGATTCCACCAAATAGCCATGCCCATTCAACATTCTAGTAGTGTCTCAGATTAAACATGGTACCTGTCTTCAATTACCTCTAGTCTGAGCAGGATTCTCATACTGCCTGCAGATAGCCCTTAGATCCTTACTTCGGTAGCCCAGTGGCTAGGTTAATTTATACCAACTGTACCCAATGGCAAGGGAATAAGAAAATGTAATCCTTAAGTATTCCTGAAGATTGCCATCAATGCAAATCAAACCTACAACTACAATACTCAAAAGTCATAGTTTCCCCATCCATATCATTCCAAAGTTTCATAGaaataatttaatctatttaaatttttggtttactttatgaaaaagaactagaaaataacttttattccCAAAGGCCAAACTACTATCCAAAACACAAAGCATGTGTAACCAattcaaagaaaagacaaagaagaggtGAAAAATTCACTGTAATAAACAATAGCAGAAGCCTGTTACCTTATAAAAATCCCCATTCCCCTTTCATGAAGAACAAGTTCTAACATCTCCAAGTCCACATAACAAAACGCACAAAAGAATATCTTCAATTAATCTGCTTTACTCTAAATTTCAACATACTTCTGGCATGTTTTCAGAGGATGCCAGCAAATGATACCTAATCTTTCCACAGAGGAAATGTATTGTTGGAAGTACTCACTTTTCTGAACCAATCAACTCAATGATGGAACAAGAGAGACGGGAAGTCACAGAGGAAATAACTGTGAATGTATGTCCACAGTCAGAAGGACTTTCAGCCCTTCTGTCTTTTCAGGGGGAATGAGTAGCAATTATACTTTCAGAAGGCTTTTCCCAAGTCCATCCAATTCTAATTCAGGGGTATCTCATATACTAGCAAAATTAACACACTTTACAACTCACCTAAAATAGAGACTTTACTAAGGAATTCCTCATACATCTTCCGCTTTCTCAGTGTGCttccctaaaaataaaaataacaaaagtgatATCCCCAAGACATGTAATTATCACCACATAATGCTatggaataataaatattaagtttcaaataaattttaaaaccagaaagTCAAAGCTTATTGCTTTTAATGAGGAAAGTTTAATTTTaactaattcatttttattttataggtaatGAATGATATGACattcttgtgatttttattttctgccaaTATTATGCCCAATTCCTAGCATTTGCAACCAGTATGTTGACATATTTCACAAAGCATTTCCCAACTTCCAAATACAGTCAAAATACCGGTTTATACCTGAGCCTATCACTCAAGATATTTTTCCACACACTTTAAACCAATGtccaatttccatgtttactctcAAACTGATTTTGTGCCACTGCCAACCCAATTtatctctgaaaatattttctcacaaaaGTAATCTAGGTCATTTACAACCCAATAATCCTAGTGTTCTTCCTGTTCAACGCTGATATTTAAATGCAGATTCCTCCATTAGTTCTGGCTTCTCACCTACACAATTGACATGTCTTTATTCTATAAAAAAGGACCATATCCTCCCCTACCCAGCTATATAGATATTTCACCCCATATCTACAGTTCCTAATTCCTGTCCACAAAGCCAATGCATTGTGAGGCCCTAATTTCCTTTCAGGCCCACTAtgagaaagtaaaatattttatttcaaaccaATAGTTCCAGGTCCTACCTCTTCCTTCTTTGGCAATGAGATAAAGCTGTAAACATTCTATGTTTCCTTTTACTAATAGTATTCCTGTAGAGGAAATGCAGAACTAACTGTATGGTCAATTTCTTCTCCAGTAGACTGTCATATCACTTCAAAACCAATCTTTCTAAAATTTAGACTTATCTTTGCCATAAgcgtttttttgtgtgtgtgtttttttaaggttcaggggtacatgtgcaggttatataggtaaactgggtgtcacaggggtttggtgttcAGGTAATTTTGTTGCCCAGGTAATAAGTAAAGTACACCACAGGTATTTTTCccgatcctctccctcttcccaccctccatcctgaagtaggccccagtgtttgttgttcccctTCTAGtatccacgtgttctcattgcttAGCTCCCaactgtaagtgagaacatgtggtttggttttctgttcctgtgttattttgcttagaaaaatggcctccagctctatctatGTTGCTGCGAAGGACAAGActatctatctaatctaatcTATCTATATATCCCAAGtgcagaaaaatttcaaagtacatcaGGCTGTACATTTTCAAATGGTCAGATGGACACTGCACAAATTTAAGAAAACCATTGAAAATGACCAATGCATTGGCTGGGACTTAAAAGCTATCCTATAAATTTATCACAACGTTCTCAAAAAATCTGACTATCACCAGAAAGTTCCAATGGTtttagtattttgtttatttctttaaagagagGGGACATGACATACATATACATTACTGATAACCCACTTTCACAGGTTAGGGAAGCTGATTATTTCTGAATGGCCCCAAATAACTTTAAGCACTTAAAAGCAGCACCTATCATGCTGTAATGGGTATAATTAGGTAAATTAAGATGTGCCTACCAGCAAATGGATAGATTTCCAAACATGAGATGACCAGCACTTATATACCAGATCTTGTTTCCCAAGGTTTTGTTCTAAAATATCACTGCCTAAAATGGCATAATGAATAATGCTAAGCTGGGCTTAATGCAAAGTATTTGctcattaaaagaaagaaatattcgcttattaaaagaaagaattatttgctcattaaaagaaagaaatattctctCTTTAATTTGGTAATATTCAAACATTAGTTACGTAGATGAGAATTCTAAATCACATTCTCAAACACCATGGTCTCTTACCATGAGGATTCTTCTATAGCTGTCTCGGTCGATGCCCCACAATTTCACATTTGTCTTTGCTTTGACAGTGGCTGCTCTAGGTGTTCCATAAATCAAAGCAAGTTCTCCAAAGCTCCCTCCTTCCCCAACACTGGTTGCCCATTCATTGTTGACATAGACCTAAAGTGCAAATGACatcaaaaaagtttattttctagatacaaacacttaaatgttaaaaaccctcaaaccTTTTTAAAAGGTCACAATCCtgaactttgttttaaaaaacagaatatattatGTTTGCAGTACACAACAGAGAAGAATAGGTGATTTCTGATGAGTTAAATGAGTTAAGAGTGTCTATAATTTACCTGATTTAATTATCTGATAAGAAAAAAGCACTCTGTAAGGATGTAAGGGAAAAAGGTCGGCTAAGCACTAATACCAGTCATAGATACTTAGAGAACCGTGCTGAGCACTATGCTAAACATTTTACTTGCATTAGGTCACTGAATCTTCTAATAATCCTAAAAGATCAATgctattattgtccccatttcatTTGTGAATAAGAAAGGTATATTAATTTTGCTAGCTAATGGCTGGgtctagaatctttttttttttttttttttttttttttaagagatgaggtttcactttgttgcccaggctggtcttgaactcctgggctcaagcaaccctcttgcctccatctcccaaagtgctgggattataggcatgggccactgcgcccagctacacACACTTCTTCACCACCACTCCAGCAAAAGTTCTGAACAGAAAATTACCTTTAAAGAGTTTCTCTGTGTCATAAAAATACTTGGCAAAAGGTATTAATAAAATCTGACATACAAGGGATGTAATGACCCTTCAAAATCACTATTCTTATTGCTCGGAAGCGCTCAATACATTGGCTTTTAAGATCAACATATTTTTGATATTGGTAAATCTTACATCCGTCTCTCCTTGATCAATCACATAGAAGTTATCCCCTTCATCACCTAAAAGAGGGTAAAAAAGTTAGAAGCATATtccaaattaaagaaagaaattatcaaaattattacaaaacaATAAACTTATTTTACAGTGGTACTGTGAGAGTGTGTTACAAACTAACACAATCTTTCAGGGGAAAGAAAATCaagcaacatattttaaaagtcatagaaTTAATCAAAATTTTTTTAGTCATCTCATGGTGAAGAATACctctgaaaaaattttttaaaagctacataTGTGTACAGTTATTAACTGCTATGGCATTTATAGCAAGGACattagaaacaactcaaatagtTAATAACAAATTATCAGGCtgccacaaaatgaaaatatatacccACTCATAAAATGtcaagaataaataagaaaaagaggaagataaTCAAAAAGTTAGATCCATGTTAGTCTATATAGGCAAACTAAGAATCTATAGAAGTCCTAGAACCTTTTTAATAGACAGGGCTATACAATGAAGAATGTaggtgtttcatttatttcttactttaaaaGTGATTAACAATATAAAGAACATGAGAGATATATATGATTCTGCAATTCTATACGATATTCAAGGTAAGACAATGTAGGCATTTCctttaaattataaacaaaactaTATCAAAAATATTAGTTCCCAATACAAAGTGTTCTGTCCATCTCAGAAaatcttaatttaaaagaaatagaaaaatccaatagtataacagaaaaaaaaaaagtggtaggatcaaagaggaaaacaaacttcaataaaacaaaaccaaaaaaatcctCTAGTCTCGCCTCCTCTGCCGTAACAATACTGCATGCTCCAGAGGCCCTTACCTTGCTGAATCACAGTCTCTCCTGCGATAAAGGAGACCGAAAACATGGCATCAAAAATATCACTGCAAAAGAGAGAAGGCCTCGTGTTACATTTCACATGTCTCTTCCGTGAATTTCAAACATTAAGCTTAGAATTAAAGACCCCAGACTGTCATCTGGTGAACAATTACTAAGAGCTCTAAAACTTGCAACAAGTGTCGAAAATAATTTGGGATCACACCCTTACTTGAAAAATAGTGTTAAGAAAGAGCCTGTTCCTACCTTCTCTCATTATCATCAAGATGTGAAAACAGCACATTCTTTTCAATGGCTTTGGCTAAAGCGGCCATTGTCTTGTAATCTTTTGGTATAACCTAGAAAAGAATTGAAGGTCAAATGACAATTCCATAAACCAAAAACATTTCACATTTGCAACCTGCGCTTCAATTAAATGTCAAGCCACATTATGGTATTTAAACAAGACTGCTTTGAGTTAAACATTTTCACCACAACACACTTGTACTATCTTTGATCCATAAACTACTCAACAAGTATTGACTAATTAATCCCCTTGCCTACAGCCAGGCCTAAATATAAAGTCTGGTACTTGGTTCCCAGTTAACAACTaaagaaacaaatcaaaacaCTTTGACCAAGGTCACTATTCTGAGGCAAAACtaagtattttataataattagtcattttaaaaatctgtgatcTGTTAGCTTCACAAGCCTCAAGTGCCAGGACAATTCTGTTCCCCTTTAAGGCTAACAGCATAACTCAAAATAGCCTGGCTCTGAGGAAGAGGAGAATACAGGACAAATGAGGCTCGTAGAATAAAAGGTTAAAAGCCACAACATTTAATAGGATAGCAAAAAAAGGACATCACGATTCAAGAGAAAAAGCAACACTGCCCACCTCCTTCTACTGCAAAACAACTGCAAGGAAATAACAAACCCCAAAATGCAATTATTCACTAGTTTATAATCACTATTAGTTATTTCCTCTGACAGCATGCTATTACAGAAACCTGTTTTCCAGTACCCAAGAATTGTACAGGATGGATGAAGTTCCACcctgttttgtattttatgattCATTCATCAAAGGAGACTAGATGACCACCAAGTGGGTCCCAAAAGCATCCCCCCGATGTTCAAATATCAAAACTACCTTTCTAACATATGATGCCGCATCTTCCTCCGTGTAGACCTCAGCGCTGATAGCACCTCGTCGCCTCCTACCTTTAACCACTGGGTTGGGTGGAGGAGGAGAAATCTCATCCTCCCTTGAGTCTGTACGAGTGCCTGCTTTCTGCAGATTCTGAATCTGTTTTGCCTCCTCCTGAAAGAAATTACGAGTTTGCAAAATGAGATCCTTCGGCATGTAAAGCTGGCACTCTCATGTTCCAATGATAGTCTATCTCAGTCACTTCCAATCTCTTCTTCCATTAACAATGTAAGTTAAGAGGAAAACACCAattccaaaggggaaaaaaagagagtaaCACTTGAAACACTCTCAACAGAATGTACCTTAGATGATAACAGACGCTATCCTTTATTAATGGGCAAAAGCCATTAGTACAAGCCATTAGTACTCACGTAACATGTGAGTAACAAAAATCAGATATTCATTAATGTCTTGACAACAATTATCTGTGATGCACATAACAGTAACACACTGCAAGACAAAATCCTGAAAATTGGGTTTTTTTGGATGCTACTGCAGATAGCAAGAGACCCTCCTGCCAAAAGAAATGTTATCAGGAAAAACAATTCAAGCCCAACATAGTGATCCAAGAATGTCTAGATTACTGAGTTATTTCATTAACTCAATAAGCCATTTTCTGGATCTGCCAGGCCAAGACCTATGCTAGGCaacaggaaattaaaaacaaataggaGAGGGTCCTGAGCCTGTGGAATTCACAATTCTAGTTTGATCccagataaaaacaaataatgaaatgatgTGATGGTAACCACAaatttaaatgagatcatatctaTAATACTTCTCCCAGCAGAGCTAGGATCATTCTTCGTAATCAAGGTTTAAACttgaagttaaaagacaaaaagagtttacttgcttttaaaaactacttattggACCAATTCAAATAAAACCTAAGATAAACTattaaacattcctttttttcaCATCTAGAGCCTTTGTTTACAAATTCCTCTCAGATCTAAAGAA
Proteins encoded in this window:
- the PRKAR1A gene encoding cAMP-dependent protein kinase type I-alpha regulatory subunit isoform X2; this translates as MESGSTAASEEARSLRECELYVQKHNIQALLKDSIVQLCTARPERPMAFLREYFERLEKEEAKQIQNLQKAGTRTDSREDEISPPPPNPVVKGRRRRGAISAEVYTEEDAASYVRKVIPKDYKTMAALAKAIEKNVLFSHLDDNERSDIFDAMFSVSFIAGETVIQQGDEGDNFYVIDQGETDVYVNNEWATSVGEGGSFGELALIYGTPRAATVKAKTNVKLWGIDRDSYRRILMGSTLRKRKMYEEFLSKVSILESLDKWERLTVADALEPVQFEDGQKIVVQGEPGDEFFIILEGSAAVLQRRSENEEFVEVGRLGPSDYFGHLIISWRSIPLG
- the PRKAR1A gene encoding cAMP-dependent protein kinase type I-alpha regulatory subunit isoform X1, coding for MESGSTAASEEARSLRECELYVQKHNIQALLKDSIVQLCTARPERPMAFLREYFERLEKEEAKQIQNLQKAGTRTDSREDEISPPPPNPVVKGRRRRGAISAEVYTEEDAASYVRKVIPKDYKTMAALAKAIEKNVLFSHLDDNERSDIFDAMFSVSFIAGETVIQQGDEGDNFYVIDQGETDVYVNNEWATSVGEGGSFGELALIYGTPRAATVKAKTNVKLWGIDRDSYRRILMGSTLRKRKMYEEFLSKVSILESLDKWERLTVADALEPVQFEDGQKIVVQGEPGDEFFIILEGSAAVLQRRSENEEFVEVGRLGPSDYFGEIALLMNRPRAATVVARGPLKCVKLDRPRFERVLGPCSDILKRNIQQYNSFVSLSV